One window of Lemur catta isolate mLemCat1 chromosome 3, mLemCat1.pri, whole genome shotgun sequence genomic DNA carries:
- the LOC123634218 gene encoding nuclear transport factor 2-like, protein MGDKPIWEQIGSSFIQHYYQLFDNDGTQLGAIYIDASCLTWEGQQFQGKAAIVEKLSSLPFQKIQHSITAQDHQPMPDSCIISMVVGQLKADEDPIMGFHQMFLLKNINDAWVCTNDMFRLALHNFG, encoded by the coding sequence ATGGGAGACAAGCCAATTTGGGAGCAGATTGGATCCAGCTTCATTCAACATTACTACCAGTTATTTGATAATGATGGAACCCAACTAGGCGCAATTTACATTGATGCGTCATGCCTTACGTGGGAAGGACAGCAGTTCCAGGGGAAAGCTGCCATTGTGGAGAAGTTGTCTAGCCTTCCGTTCCAGAAAATCCAGCACAGCATCACGGCGCAGGACCATCAGCCTATGCCAGATAGCTGCATCATCAGCATGGTTGTGGGCCAGCTTAAGGCCGATGAAGACCCTATCATGGGGTTCCACCAGATGTTCCTATTAAAGAACATCAACGATGCTTGGGTTTGCACCAATGACATGTTCAGGCTTGCCCTGCACAACTTTGGCTGA